AATGCTGCTGTCACAAATATATTTCCTGTGAAGAGAAGCCCTCGCAAGCAGAATCAACGTTTCATGTTTTGTCGATTGTGCTTATTGTTTCTCCTTAAGTTAGATTAAAATATGCATAGATGACCATTTCATGTTGGAAAAGAACATTTTATTCCCAGAAAGAAAAGTCAAAACAAGATTAAATTATGACTCTAATCCTATTCAAATCCGATTCATCGCCACGTCGGTTGGATCAACTTGGAAGCATCGAGATTACTGATCATGTCGTGAATTTTATTCCCCGAAGGCTGCCTCCACGTCCACGTGTTCGCTTCCATTGACAGAATTCTATACGCGTAAATCTGTTTCTGTTGGTGCTTTTGCATCGGTCATTTTGATCCAACAAACCAACTCATTCATATTAGAAGATGACAATCACGGCCACCCCTAGCATCAAAGATGGCTGCCTCATGGTGAGGGGCAAGGTGGTTTTGACACAAGTTTCTCATAATGTTGTTGTTTCTCCGGCAAGCTCCGGCTCAGCTTTCATTGGCGCAACTTTTACAACTCCAAGTTCTCGCCATGTTTTCACTCTTGGTGGGCTTTGGTAAGTTAATTGGTTTACAGAGTAAAGTATCTCATTTCTCTGATCtttctcaaaatttaactttttgttCAACATTAATGTGGGTTTTGCAGGGGTTACAAGTTTTTATGTCTCTATAGATTCAAAATCTGGTGGATGATACCGCATGTTGGGGAATCCTGCAGTGAAATTCCCATAGAGACTCAAATGCTTCTCTTGGAAGCAAGAGAAGACTCTGCCCTTCACGAAGAGGATTCTTCTGATCCTGATTCAGGAGACACCTTCTACATTCTATTGTTGCCTGTGTTAGATGGACAATTCAGGGCAACTTTGCAAGGGACTCCAGCAAATGAGCTCCAGTTCTGCATCGAGAGTGGTAAGTTGGCTTGAGCTATATTGAATAGTTATAGCATTCTATCATAACAAACCATGTTTCCATTTTGGGCATGTTTTTCTAATTCTGGTTTGGTGTGAATCTTCAGGAGATGCCAGTGTTCAAACCTCTCAAGCCTACGAAGCAGTATTCATGAATTCAGGAAACAACCCATTTGAGCTCATCAAGGAGTCCATCAAGtaatttttattccaaaataaTTAGTGGACTTCCGTCAATATATAATTTCTCATTTGAAACTGACAGAGAACCtggatttctttttcatttctgtttGTGTAGGATACTGGAGAGGCAAAAGGGTACTTTCAGTCACATTGAAAACAAGAAGGTAGAAAATCCAGGTCCTTGTAGTTTGACCGTTTAATCAATGAGAATTTCATTCCAACTGCTGAATATCATGCTTTAATTATTAGATCCCTGCACATTTAGATTGGTTTGGATGGTGCACATGGGATGCTTTTTATACAGAAGTCAATCCCCAGGGAATCAAAGAAGGCCTTCAGAGGTAtgataataattcaaatgtattttaattttcttatttgaatAGTAGGTTTGCCAATCTGTAACTTATTTCATGTTGCAAACGACTATTAATTTATGTTCTGTTTTCCCTTTAGTTTTTTGGAAGGTGGGTGTTTACCAAAATTTCTTATCATTGATGATGGATGGCAAGAGACAATGAATGAATTCCACAAAGAAGGTGAAACGCTCATTGAAGGGACACAGTAAGTTCGTTTTCGCAATTTAATAGTTCCCAAGCAGCATGTTGAAGCATTGTGTCTCAATTCGTTAATCATGCTACTTGCCTTCTCTGTTGACCTGTAGGTTTGCTACCAGATTGGTGGACATCAAAGAAAACAGCAAGTTCAAGGGTTCAAACTCTAATAGCACATGCATAGATCTCCACGGGTTTATTGAAGAAATCAAGGAAAAATATGGACTAAAGTAAGATTCACAAATTGAATTTAGAATTgagttttggttttttgtttacATTAAGTATATAATGGTTGAGGATTATCAATTAATGCAGGTATGTTTATGTGTGGCATGCTTTAGCTGGTTATTGGGGAGGTGTCCATCCATCATCTGAAGTAATGAGAAAATACAAACCAAAGCTTGCTTATCCAGTTCAATCACCCGGCAATATCGGGAATCTCAGGGATATTGCCATGGACAGCTTGGAGAAATATGGAGTTGGAATTATTGATCCCCAGAAGATCTTTGATTTTTACTATGATCTCCATAGTTACCTTGCTAGCTGTAGCGTAGATGGGGTGAAGGTTGATGTTCAGAACTTGATAGAAACCTTAGGTTCTGGGCATGGCGGACGGGTATTGTTGACTAGACAGTATCAACGAGCACTTGAACAATCCGTAGCCAGGAACTTTAGAGATAACAACCTGATTTGTTGCATGAGTCACAATTCTGACTCAATTTACAGGTTTATCTCTGCATCTACAAACATTTATCTATGTAAAAACTTACCAAGTTTGAATATAAGTTCTAATTTGAGTGAGTGTTTACCGCCAGTTCAAAGATGAGTGCGGTTGCAAGAGCATCGGAGGATTTCATGCCAAGGGAGCCAGCTTTGCAGACCTTACATATTGCTTCTGTGGCTTTTAACAGTCTTTTACTAGGGGAAGTGGTGGTGCCAGATTGGGACATGTTTCATGTAAGATATGGCTTTACACGTCCACTTTTTATAGTATGATGGCTGGATCATCATAGAGATTACTGCAGAAATGTAAACATGAAATTGCAAAAAcgttaaaaattaatttctttcttcataGCAGAGCAAACATGACACAGCAGAGTTCCATGCTGCAGCAAGAGCATTGGGTGGGTGTGCAATATATGTAAGGTAAATCAAAGAAGCTAAAGATGTAATGTCCTCTATGTCACAAGAAATTCTATTGAAGTTgatataattca
Above is a genomic segment from Mangifera indica cultivar Alphonso chromosome 3, CATAS_Mindica_2.1, whole genome shotgun sequence containing:
- the LOC123210354 gene encoding probable galactinol--sucrose galactosyltransferase 2 isoform X2, with product MTITATPSIKDGCLMVRGKVVLTQVSHNVVVSPASSGSAFIGATFTTPSSRHVFTLGGLWGYKFLCLYRFKIWWMIPHVGESCSEIPIETQMLLLEAREDSALHEEDSSDPDSGDTFYILLLPVLDGQFRATLQGTPANELQFCIESGDASVQTSQAYEAVFMNSGNNPFELIKESIKILERQKGTFSHIENKKIPAHLDWFGWCTWDAFYTEVNPQGIKEGLQSFLEGGCLPKFLIIDDGWQETMNEFHKEGETLIEGTQFATRLVDIKENSKFKGSNSNSTCIDLHGFIEEIKEKYGLKYVYVWHALAGYWGGVHPSSEVMRKYKPKLAYPVQSPGNIGNLRDIAMDSLEKYGVGIIDPQKIFDFYYDLHSYLASCSVDGVKVDVQNLIETLGSGHGGRVLLTRQYQRALEQSVARNFRDNNLICCMSHNSDSIYSSKMSAVARASEDFMPREPALQTLHIASVAFNSLLLGEVVVPDWDMFHSKHDTAEFHAAARALGGCAIYVSDKPGIHDFKILKKLVLPDGSILRARRAGRPTRDCLFKDPVMDGKSLLKIWNLNKLTGVIGVFNCQGAGSWPLKQAAEDVPTTTSAPSSISGHVSPLDVEFLEEIAGENWNGECAVYAINSGILSNLSKRENLKVSLATLQCEIYTISTIRVFRQNLLFAPIGLLDMYNSGGAVEAMNHTMDHSECRIKIKAKGCGRFGAFSSTKPKCCMVDMKEEEFTYNSQDGLLTIKLDSDCNLRDIEFVY
- the LOC123210354 gene encoding probable galactinol--sucrose galactosyltransferase 2 isoform X1; translated protein: MTITATPSIKDGCLMVRGKVVLTQVSHNVVVSPASSGSAFIGATFTTPSSRHVFTLGGLWGYKFLCLYRFKIWWMIPHVGESCSEIPIETQMLLLEAREDSALHEEDSSDPDSGDTFYILLLPVLDGQFRATLQGTPANELQFCIESGDASVQTSQAYEAVFMNSGNNPFELIKESIKILERQKGTFSHIENKKIPAHLDWFGWCTWDAFYTEVNPQGIKEGLQSFLEGGCLPKFLIIDDGWQETMNEFHKEGETLIEGTQFATRLVDIKENSKFKGSNSNSTCIDLHGFIEEIKEKYGLKYVYVWHALAGYWGGVHPSSEVMRKYKPKLAYPVQSPGNIGNLRDIAMDSLEKYGVGIIDPQKIFDFYYDLHSYLASCSVDGVKVDVQNLIETLGSGHGGRVLLTRQYQRALEQSVARNFRDNNLICCMSHNSDSIYSSKMSAVARASEDFMPREPALQTLHIASVAFNSLLLGEVVVPDWDMFHQSKHDTAEFHAAARALGGCAIYVSDKPGIHDFKILKKLVLPDGSILRARRAGRPTRDCLFKDPVMDGKSLLKIWNLNKLTGVIGVFNCQGAGSWPLKQAAEDVPTTTSAPSSISGHVSPLDVEFLEEIAGENWNGECAVYAINSGILSNLSKRENLKVSLATLQCEIYTISTIRVFRQNLLFAPIGLLDMYNSGGAVEAMNHTMDHSECRIKIKAKGCGRFGAFSSTKPKCCMVDMKEEEFTYNSQDGLLTIKLDSDCNLRDIEFVY